A single Methanospirillum lacunae DNA region contains:
- the ilvE gene encoding branched-chain-amino-acid transaminase translates to MQLYIDGEFYSREDAKISPFDHGFLYGDGVFEGIRAYSGRVFRLSEHLDRLYDSAKTIDLQIPLSKEEMTEAILETCRKNNLKDAYIRPLVSRGVGDLGLDPRKCEKPTVVVFAVEWGAMYGDLYEKGLKAISVSIRRNPAESLPPNVKSLNYLNNILAKIEANYKGGDEAIFFDTNGYVSEGSGDNIFVVKNGSISTPPTINNLRGITRLVGIEIANELGINISERNMGYYDLYSADEVFVTGTAAEIAPITLIDGRVIGNGKPGAITRQMMEKFKIVVQNEGTPIY, encoded by the coding sequence ATGCAGCTCTATATCGATGGGGAATTTTATTCCCGCGAAGATGCAAAAATATCTCCTTTTGATCACGGTTTTCTCTACGGTGACGGAGTTTTCGAGGGTATAAGAGCATACTCCGGAAGAGTCTTCAGATTATCAGAACACCTGGACCGCCTGTACGATTCTGCCAAAACGATTGATCTCCAGATTCCCCTCTCCAAGGAGGAGATGACTGAGGCAATTCTGGAGACCTGCAGAAAAAACAATCTGAAAGATGCATACATTCGTCCGCTAGTATCACGTGGAGTAGGAGACCTTGGGCTTGATCCCAGAAAGTGTGAGAAACCAACTGTAGTTGTCTTTGCTGTAGAATGGGGTGCAATGTATGGCGACCTCTATGAGAAAGGACTCAAAGCAATTTCAGTCTCCATCAGGCGCAATCCTGCCGAATCACTGCCACCAAACGTGAAAAGTCTGAATTATCTGAACAACATTCTCGCCAAGATTGAGGCTAACTACAAAGGTGGAGATGAAGCGATCTTTTTTGATACAAACGGGTATGTTTCAGAAGGATCAGGTGACAACATCTTTGTTGTGAAAAATGGATCAATCAGCACTCCACCAACGATCAACAATCTGCGTGGGATCACCCGGCTCGTGGGTATAGAGATCGCCAATGAACTTGGAATCAACATTTCTGAAAGAAATATGGGGTATTATGACCTGTATTCTGCTGATGAAGTGTTCGTAACAGGAACTGCTGCAGAAATTGCTCCGATCACTCTTATCGATGGCAGGGTTATCGGTAATGGAAAACCAGGGGCAATTACCCGGCAGATGATGGAAAAATTCAAAATTGTTGTACAGAATGAAGGTACTCCAATCTATTGA
- a CDS encoding type II toxin-antitoxin system HicA family toxin — protein sequence MPKLPRASGDLHVAAFKRAGWMVNHIEGSHYILIKEGSPVHLSIPVHSGKELGPGLLRKLIRTAELTPEEYLEFFTR from the coding sequence ATGCCTAAATTACCCCGGGCATCAGGAGATCTCCACGTCGCTGCATTCAAACGGGCCGGATGGATGGTAAACCATATCGAAGGTAGCCATTACATCCTGATCAAAGAAGGCAGTCCTGTTCATCTTTCGATACCCGTTCACTCAGGCAAAGAACTCGGACCTGGATTACTTCGTAAGTTAATCCGGACAGCCGAATTAACCCCTGAAGAATACCTGGAGTTCTTTACCCGTTGA
- a CDS encoding type II toxin-antitoxin system HicB family antitoxin, whose protein sequence is MKLTILCEKDEEGHFVMECPELPGCLSEGDTLEEALESINEAIAGCITSRIKTATCTLLNNTQDNFSFSLEIPETSHA, encoded by the coding sequence ATGAAACTAACAATCCTCTGTGAAAAAGATGAAGAAGGGCATTTCGTCATGGAATGCCCTGAACTTCCAGGCTGCCTTTCTGAAGGTGATACCCTCGAAGAAGCTCTTGAGTCTATCAACGAGGCTATTGCTGGATGTATCACCAGTCGCATAAAGACCGCCACATGCACCCTCCTGAATAATACTCAAGATAACTTCTCATTCTCACTTGAGATCCCTGAAACCTCTCATGCCTAA
- a CDS encoding phosphorylase family protein, protein MTLESGTGSEFIQEAVPFRYRAVILTALGLEYNAVLSYLTNPNKRTHPDGSIYETGLITLNSFEWEVILVETGAHNISAAKETERALATLNPHIVLFVGVAGGLKDVAIGDVVSSTKVYGYESGKAEVGFHPRPEVYSPNNFMAHLSRLIVREGKWVERLNLSLQQNPPKAFPGAIVAGEKVIASKESKEYKEIKDNYGDALAVEMEGLGFLQVAADHREIDALLIRGISDLIEDKSKSDASGSQEDAAKNASAFAIEILANYGVLKKSIGENLEIFTRVSTSRTQPSHFSGQTPKEIQSLSYENTQLSSPDFTDELLSTEYNAELNTIKKLLDEYNPSTALSLLNSLKERTSVRSSNEVKYRILTNEAVANIQLLNFSDGGKLLIQALQYNPNSEKALGNVAFGYLLNQNYEKALEYAHMVLQKNPLSARAYSIIIQSRIQSESIDTILLSLPQEVINTQDVAETLGHIYYNHGNFVESSKWLEIALTNAEQKEDLNIKGLLASSLLNGVKSNEKTLDGLQLSDEPRQLLMKSISLFDEVWSRISVDPNLQKLHSSWIAERGVAKRILGLIYESLKDINEAYDFDPKNPSYIHLKGLLEFEFGDFIVAESLLKQVLWDTSTPGALWIYLNSLRKQNKFDEGIKKITDFLQESRSKEQERVLYHFLIAFYIDKGKEFYSEAKSIVQSQHERNENDIANLVELVNVLQFIEENDNIELFIQKIKDLYSESIPGLQKLEIADIFLKSGHFDDATAIYESVIDPTQNTPFTQKLIDAYYLSGNHKRTLELCRSLHATYGPHLHSSKIELAIYHKIGDLVQAANVCAQYLKLHPQDYEMKLNEAIVNFRSDNTEKVLDFLKNPPLKENLAYGVGAKLAHLYYSMGMFDDAIKLAYDLRNKYYHSPDAHLDYIHLILNIEDRLPILTNPSTVEIDSAVQLIDHFGKTSQYIICDTSLKDPEKYELRMDSDLGKQLLGKSEGESISLQKTPFVENKIQITSILSKYIYAFQESTNSFNQLFPNSPGIYRIPFGTGPDGKLVSEDILNLKKMVSLNQQHTSPIFDYYKKRQLTIAAVAEGIRRDIFSVCEYLSNDSTLGIFCSSGNANERDEAIKNLNLNCKLIIDPIALYSVHSLGIGDIIVKKFGKFGITQSTLDLIHSVILSYGGQKAQGYMTLFQIEDNLGYVPTSSDQIKMARENLEKLLEWVRLNCDIIPCYPALDLKSTKKEEYNNLFGVASIDTILVASQPNNILFSDDGLLQAIAKQLFSSSCVWTQILLMDLFSSSMVTSEQLEKFSIQLILRHYFYTSVNSYLLLKAAELAQWEMKTPFIEVLECLKEGKSDIDSSTRIGIQFTELLWQKPEDIDSRNVLLVKLLHDLTVHREKSYIINSFNQSIINSEILNSQEKYEILDLIELFNDVLS, encoded by the coding sequence ATGACACTAGAATCAGGTACCGGTTCCGAATTTATTCAAGAAGCAGTTCCTTTTCGTTACCGAGCTGTGATTCTTACTGCACTCGGACTTGAATATAATGCAGTTCTGTCATATTTAACTAATCCAAACAAAAGAACTCATCCAGATGGATCAATATACGAGACAGGCTTAATTACATTGAATAGTTTTGAATGGGAAGTGATTTTAGTTGAAACTGGGGCTCACAATATTTCAGCAGCCAAGGAAACTGAACGAGCTCTTGCGACATTGAATCCACATATTGTTCTTTTTGTAGGTGTTGCTGGTGGACTGAAGGATGTGGCAATTGGCGATGTTGTCTCATCAACAAAAGTTTACGGTTATGAATCTGGAAAAGCAGAAGTTGGGTTTCATCCAAGACCTGAGGTATACTCTCCGAATAATTTTATGGCACATCTTTCTCGACTAATTGTACGTGAGGGAAAATGGGTTGAAAGACTAAACCTTTCACTTCAGCAGAACCCACCTAAGGCTTTCCCGGGTGCAATCGTCGCGGGTGAGAAGGTAATTGCATCAAAAGAATCAAAGGAATATAAAGAAATCAAGGACAATTATGGTGATGCTCTTGCAGTCGAGATGGAAGGTTTGGGATTCTTACAAGTTGCAGCAGATCATCGAGAAATAGATGCGCTATTGATACGTGGGATATCCGATTTAATTGAAGATAAATCGAAGTCCGACGCATCAGGTTCACAGGAAGATGCAGCTAAAAATGCGAGTGCTTTTGCGATCGAGATATTAGCAAATTATGGTGTACTAAAGAAGAGTATAGGGGAAAATTTGGAAATTTTCACCCGTGTTTCAACAAGTAGAACACAGCCATCGCATTTTTCAGGTCAAACCCCGAAGGAAATTCAAAGTCTATCTTATGAAAATACACAATTATCCTCACCTGATTTTACCGATGAACTACTTAGTACCGAATATAATGCGGAATTAAACACTATAAAAAAGTTACTCGATGAGTATAACCCATCAACTGCTCTTTCCCTTCTCAATTCACTAAAAGAAAGAACATCTGTAAGATCCTCAAATGAAGTAAAATATCGAATACTAACGAATGAAGCTGTTGCAAATATTCAACTGTTAAATTTTTCAGATGGTGGAAAATTACTGATCCAAGCCTTGCAATATAATCCAAATAGTGAAAAAGCCCTCGGAAATGTTGCCTTTGGATATTTATTAAATCAAAATTACGAAAAAGCCCTGGAATACGCACATATGGTACTGCAAAAGAATCCATTGAGTGCACGTGCCTATTCGATTATTATTCAATCGAGAATCCAAAGTGAATCAATTGATACAATATTGCTATCCCTTCCACAAGAAGTAATCAATACTCAAGATGTTGCAGAAACTTTAGGGCATATTTATTATAATCATGGAAATTTCGTCGAATCTTCAAAATGGCTCGAAATAGCACTCACAAATGCAGAGCAAAAGGAAGATTTAAATATAAAAGGATTACTTGCCTCATCCCTCTTAAATGGTGTTAAAAGTAATGAGAAGACGCTTGATGGTCTGCAATTATCCGATGAGCCTCGTCAATTATTGATGAAATCTATTTCTCTTTTTGACGAAGTATGGTCCCGCATCTCAGTAGATCCCAATCTTCAAAAATTACATTCATCGTGGATTGCGGAAAGAGGCGTTGCAAAAAGAATTCTTGGTCTAATCTATGAATCCTTAAAAGATATTAACGAAGCGTATGATTTTGATCCAAAAAATCCAAGTTATATTCACTTAAAAGGTCTTTTAGAGTTTGAGTTCGGAGATTTTATAGTCGCAGAATCTTTGTTAAAACAAGTTCTATGGGATACTTCAACGCCTGGTGCGTTATGGATATACTTGAATTCTTTACGGAAGCAGAATAAATTCGACGAGGGTATCAAAAAAATAACTGATTTCCTCCAAGAGAGCAGATCTAAAGAACAAGAAAGAGTTCTTTATCACTTTTTAATCGCTTTTTATATTGACAAAGGAAAAGAGTTTTACTCTGAAGCTAAATCTATCGTTCAATCTCAACATGAGAGAAATGAAAATGATATTGCGAATTTAGTCGAACTCGTAAATGTTTTACAATTCATTGAAGAAAATGATAATATTGAGTTATTTATTCAAAAAATAAAGGATTTATATTCAGAATCAATTCCAGGCTTACAGAAATTAGAAATTGCCGATATTTTCTTGAAATCAGGTCATTTCGATGACGCCACGGCAATTTATGAGAGTGTCATCGATCCAACGCAAAATACACCGTTCACCCAAAAGCTTATTGACGCTTATTATCTCAGCGGCAATCATAAACGTACATTAGAATTATGCCGCTCTTTACATGCAACCTATGGACCACATCTACATTCTTCAAAAATTGAACTAGCAATTTACCATAAAATTGGTGATCTGGTTCAAGCTGCAAATGTTTGTGCACAATACCTCAAACTCCACCCACAAGATTATGAAATGAAATTAAACGAGGCAATAGTTAATTTTCGTTCGGATAATACCGAAAAAGTCCTCGATTTTTTAAAAAACCCGCCACTAAAAGAGAATCTTGCTTATGGAGTAGGTGCTAAATTAGCTCATTTGTACTATTCAATGGGAATGTTTGATGATGCAATCAAATTGGCTTATGATCTCAGAAATAAATACTATCACAGCCCAGATGCGCACCTCGATTATATACATTTAATTTTGAATATTGAAGACCGGTTACCAATATTAACAAATCCATCTACTGTCGAAATTGATTCTGCTGTTCAATTAATAGATCATTTTGGAAAAACTTCACAGTACATAATATGTGACACATCCCTAAAGGATCCTGAAAAATATGAATTGAGGATGGATAGTGATCTCGGAAAACAACTATTAGGGAAAAGTGAAGGGGAATCAATATCCTTACAAAAAACTCCATTCGTCGAAAACAAAATCCAGATTACAAGTATTCTCAGCAAATATATTTACGCCTTTCAAGAAAGTACAAATAGTTTCAACCAATTATTCCCAAATAGTCCAGGAATTTATCGTATTCCATTCGGAACAGGACCTGATGGAAAACTTGTATCTGAGGATATTCTGAATCTCAAGAAGATGGTGAGCCTGAATCAACAACATACAAGTCCAATTTTTGATTATTATAAAAAGCGACAATTGACCATTGCTGCCGTTGCAGAGGGAATTAGGAGAGATATATTCTCTGTTTGTGAGTACCTCTCTAATGATTCTACGCTCGGGATTTTCTGTAGTTCAGGGAATGCAAATGAAAGAGACGAAGCAATAAAAAACCTAAACCTCAATTGTAAACTCATAATAGATCCTATCGCCCTTTATAGTGTGCATTCTCTTGGTATCGGGGATATTATTGTTAAAAAATTCGGAAAATTTGGGATTACACAAAGTACATTAGATTTGATTCATAGTGTTATTCTGAGCTATGGAGGCCAAAAAGCGCAAGGATATATGACGTTATTCCAAATTGAAGATAATCTCGGTTATGTACCAACAAGTTCTGACCAGATAAAAATGGCGAGAGAGAACCTAGAGAAATTGTTGGAATGGGTCCGATTAAATTGTGATATAATCCCTTGTTATCCGGCCTTGGATCTAAAATCAACAAAGAAAGAGGAATATAATAATCTTTTTGGAGTGGCTTCTATCGATACAATTCTTGTTGCATCTCAACCAAACAATATTCTTTTTTCAGATGATGGACTACTTCAAGCGATTGCAAAACAACTATTCTCCTCCTCGTGCGTTTGGACACAGATTCTATTAATGGACCTGTTTTCAAGTAGTATGGTTACGTCTGAACAACTTGAAAAATTTTCAATTCAACTTATTTTGCGTCATTATTTCTATACAAGTGTGAACTCATATCTTCTTTTGAAAGCCGCGGAATTAGCCCAATGGGAAATGAAAACTCCATTTATTGAAGTTCTTGAGTGCTTGAAAGAAGGGAAATCTGATATCGATTCTTCAACTAGAATAGGAATACAATTCACAGAATTATTATGGCAAAAACCTGAGGATATAGATTCACGAAATGTTTTACTTGTAAAATTGCTTCACGATTTAACAGTTCACAGAGAAAAATCGTATATAATCAACAGTTTCAACCAATCGATAATTAATAGTGAAATATTAAACTCTCAAGAAAAATACGAAATATTGGACCTCATCGAATTATTTAATGATGTGTTGTCATAA
- a CDS encoding Fic family protein, translating into MKNLPEKPPDIMDFPHINTVVSRYFTDESFRISVDGFNDRYLYWDELKYRISDNQERLDTWVAMKVFRSQRMEEIAYAQLNLQYLILPEIMRSLHSFDRYLSGTIQIHNRSLTLDKRYIVSSLIEEAIASSILEGAVTTRREAKEMLEQKKKPKNSGEQMVLNNYETLQMIIRKKGDPLTPELLLEIQHTVTKGTIKPEDVGHFRTSNDINVVDAASGTVYHIPPPHTEIPILIFALCEFINNDDEERFIHPIIKGIILHFLIGYIHPFNDGNGRTARSLFYWYTLSREYWMIEYLSISRSILRSKRKYALAYIHSEYDQNDLTYFIKYQIECIKEALAELIAYLEERQNSQKKAHEMIRIYHDLNHRQAEILMEMMDHQGQDFTIHQIAEKFNVVYQTARTDLMHLESHGYITVTKRGKGYYYFVTESNLKTITDLSVR; encoded by the coding sequence ATGAAAAATCTTCCTGAAAAACCGCCTGACATAATGGACTTTCCACATATCAATACGGTGGTATCACGGTATTTTACTGATGAATCCTTCAGAATATCAGTGGACGGGTTCAATGACCGTTATCTCTACTGGGATGAATTGAAATACCGGATATCAGATAACCAGGAACGGCTGGATACCTGGGTGGCGATGAAAGTCTTTCGATCTCAGAGGATGGAAGAGATAGCCTATGCTCAACTCAACCTGCAATATCTCATACTACCAGAAATAATGAGAAGCCTTCACTCCTTTGATCGATATCTCTCCGGAACCATTCAAATTCATAATCGATCCCTCACTCTGGACAAACGGTATATCGTGTCTTCTCTCATTGAAGAAGCGATAGCATCCAGCATTCTCGAAGGAGCGGTGACCACCCGTAGAGAAGCGAAGGAAATGCTGGAGCAAAAAAAGAAGCCGAAGAATTCCGGAGAACAGATGGTTCTCAATAATTATGAGACCCTCCAAATGATTATCCGCAAAAAAGGTGACCCTCTCACCCCTGAATTACTTCTTGAAATACAACACACAGTGACAAAAGGGACCATCAAACCAGAAGATGTTGGCCATTTCAGAACATCTAATGACATTAATGTGGTTGATGCAGCATCTGGAACTGTGTATCATATTCCCCCGCCACATACTGAGATTCCCATCCTTATTTTTGCATTATGCGAGTTCATCAATAATGATGATGAAGAGCGATTCATTCATCCGATAATTAAAGGGATAATTCTGCATTTTCTGATTGGATACATTCACCCCTTTAATGATGGAAACGGAAGAACCGCACGAAGCCTCTTTTATTGGTATACCTTATCCCGTGAGTACTGGATGATCGAATATCTCTCAATATCCCGGAGTATTCTCAGATCTAAAAGAAAATATGCATTAGCATACATTCACTCAGAATATGATCAAAATGATCTGACCTACTTCATCAAATATCAGATCGAATGCATAAAAGAAGCCTTAGCTGAACTGATAGCCTACCTTGAGGAGAGGCAAAACTCTCAAAAGAAAGCCCATGAGATGATCCGCATATACCACGATCTCAATCACCGGCAGGCAGAGATACTGATGGAGATGATGGATCATCAGGGACAGGATTTTACGATTCATCAGATTGCAGAAAAATTTAATGTTGTGTATCAGACCGCCAGAACCGATCTTATGCATCTGGAATCCCACGGGTACATTACTGTGACAAAGCGAGGGAAGGGATATTATTACTTTGTCACCGAGAGTAATCTGAAAACTATTACTGACCTTTCAGTTCGGTAA
- a CDS encoding ABC transporter substrate-binding protein: MNPKFVLPNFIILIVLFSCIVAICSAEILFTDSEGNQLTFPGPAEKLVCLNSDSAEMVVALGAGEKIIGLADSVMSDTALMAHIPNAVSVGNWQTPNFEKVLELKPDAVISYSSSKPKNSDQFLNAGINLTYLDCYRINTLDHDVKALGTLLGASDRADVYVKFKDKWQNLVSSRVANLAPDQIPSVYIEGYSDYSANGKGSGVDQELDVARGKNIAASLGEQWPKVTAEWVLSQNPDVIIKAVSLKPDKTLEQVRDGILHRSGFETLSAVKNNQVYALNGDLAYGPRSPAGLIYVAKALHPSLFKDIYPDDVLKEYADTFVSGVEKGEYYYPVL; the protein is encoded by the coding sequence ATGAATCCTAAATTTGTATTACCTAATTTTATTATTCTTATTGTTTTATTCAGTTGTATCGTTGCTATTTGTTCTGCAGAAATCTTATTTACTGACTCAGAAGGGAACCAACTCACTTTTCCAGGTCCGGCTGAGAAATTAGTCTGTCTGAATAGTGATTCTGCTGAGATGGTGGTTGCACTTGGAGCTGGTGAAAAGATAATTGGTCTTGCTGACAGTGTTATGTCAGATACTGCTCTGATGGCTCATATTCCTAATGCAGTCAGTGTGGGAAACTGGCAGACACCAAATTTTGAAAAGGTTCTTGAGTTAAAACCGGATGCAGTGATTAGTTATTCGAGTTCCAAGCCAAAAAACAGTGACCAGTTCCTTAATGCAGGGATCAATCTGACTTACCTTGACTGTTATAGGATCAATACTCTTGATCATGATGTTAAAGCACTGGGAACTCTCCTTGGAGCTTCTGATCGTGCTGATGTGTATGTGAAATTCAAAGATAAATGGCAGAATCTTGTCAGTTCACGTGTCGCAAATCTGGCACCTGATCAGATTCCTTCTGTGTATATTGAAGGGTATTCAGATTATTCAGCAAATGGAAAGGGGAGCGGTGTAGATCAGGAACTCGATGTAGCCAGGGGAAAGAACATCGCAGCCAGCCTTGGTGAGCAATGGCCTAAGGTTACCGCTGAATGGGTCCTGAGTCAGAATCCTGATGTGATAATCAAGGCAGTCTCGTTGAAACCAGATAAAACTCTGGAACAGGTCAGGGATGGTATTTTACATCGGTCAGGATTTGAAACTCTGTCAGCTGTTAAGAACAATCAGGTGTATGCTTTGAATGGAGATCTTGCCTATGGTCCCAGGAGCCCGGCTGGTCTTATATATGTGGCTAAAGCCCTGCATCCGTCTTTGTTTAAGGATATTTATCCTGATGATGTTCTCAAGGAGTATGCAGATACTTTTGTGTCCGGAGTGGAGAAAGGGGAGTATTATTATCCGGTACTGTAA
- a CDS encoding ABC transporter permease, translating into MNPILVYCKRDLIRWFRGRWGFISAMVMPAAWLIFVGLALPIRFTDHYIDFVTPGILAMTILSASLAGGGLLIMDRMLGFFNKFLALPPPRESILFGKILVITIRGLIQSTIILCIAFLLGARIYSPVQLVFTYFILFIFGALLSSCATTLAIHVGDHDQYAAVNAMISMPIFFTSSAMMPYDQMPAWLQPVAHVNPLSFAIDGIRFIQAGTIPVFQLTILSLLCILVLGLSVHVFRKVKL; encoded by the coding sequence ATGAATCCAATTCTTGTATACTGCAAACGAGACCTGATCCGGTGGTTTAGAGGGAGATGGGGATTTATCTCAGCTATGGTTATGCCAGCTGCATGGCTGATTTTTGTCGGGCTTGCTCTTCCAATACGGTTCACTGATCATTACATCGACTTTGTAACTCCCGGTATCCTGGCAATGACAATCCTGTCAGCCTCACTTGCAGGTGGAGGGCTTCTCATAATGGATCGAATGCTCGGATTTTTCAATAAGTTTTTAGCTTTGCCTCCTCCCCGGGAGTCTATTCTTTTTGGAAAAATTCTGGTCATAACAATCCGGGGGCTGATACAGTCAACGATTATTCTCTGTATTGCGTTCCTTCTTGGTGCACGGATCTATTCTCCTGTGCAGTTGGTATTTACCTATTTTATTCTCTTTATCTTCGGAGCCCTCCTTTCCTCTTGTGCAACCACTCTCGCAATTCATGTCGGGGATCATGATCAGTATGCTGCCGTAAATGCCATGATCTCAATGCCGATCTTTTTTACATCATCAGCAATGATGCCCTATGATCAGATGCCTGCCTGGTTGCAGCCAGTGGCTCATGTCAATCCACTCAGTTTTGCAATTGATGGAATCAGGTTCATACAGGCAGGAACAATTCCGGTATTTCAATTGACAATTCTGTCTCTTCTGTGTATCCTGGTTCTTGGTCTGTCTGTGCACGTTTTTAGAAAAGTAAAACTTTAA
- a CDS encoding ATP-binding cassette domain-containing protein, producing MAATKENEQIAKGDLIKNRIEIRDLTKNYGDLCAVNNMNLSVGNEIFGILGPNGSGKTTTILMLTTLLAPSLGTAEICGYDIQRFPRAVRESLSYVPQDMAVDVRLTGRENVLMFAELYGVRNPAEKTEKVLQVLELSDRADEFAKVYSGGMRRRLELAQALVHDPKVLFLDEPTVGLDVAARKKIWEHIRSLKSNGMSIFVTTHYMDEADRYCDRVAIMDKGVIKAVDSPTNLKALISQDVVTISIFGQYSPIHVPGVKFAKAESDELIFYAEHGDFALPLIKDAFTEQGIQVLSMSVRRPSLDDVFLHLVGTTEDTSPFNLSRFRNVTGRRG from the coding sequence ATGGCAGCAACAAAAGAAAACGAACAGATTGCAAAGGGTGATCTCATAAAAAACCGCATTGAGATCCGGGATCTGACAAAAAATTATGGAGATCTCTGTGCTGTAAACAACATGAATCTCTCGGTTGGGAATGAGATCTTTGGTATACTTGGGCCAAACGGGTCAGGAAAGACAACAACAATTCTCATGCTTACAACTCTTCTTGCACCAAGCTTGGGTACTGCTGAAATCTGCGGGTATGATATTCAGCGATTTCCCAGAGCCGTTCGTGAATCACTCAGTTATGTTCCCCAGGATATGGCAGTTGATGTCAGATTAACAGGCAGGGAAAATGTTTTGATGTTTGCTGAACTCTATGGCGTTAGAAATCCTGCAGAGAAGACAGAAAAGGTTCTCCAGGTTCTTGAACTTTCTGACCGGGCTGATGAGTTTGCCAAGGTATATTCTGGTGGGATGAGACGCAGACTTGAACTGGCTCAAGCCCTTGTGCATGATCCAAAAGTGCTTTTTTTGGATGAGCCAACTGTCGGACTTGATGTTGCTGCAAGAAAAAAAATATGGGAACATATCAGGTCTCTTAAAAGCAACGGGATGAGCATTTTTGTTACTACCCATTACATGGATGAAGCTGACCGATACTGCGACAGGGTAGCAATTATGGATAAAGGAGTTATCAAGGCTGTAGATTCTCCCACAAATCTGAAAGCTCTGATCTCGCAGGATGTTGTAACCATCTCTATCTTCGGACAATATTCACCAATACATGTACCAGGAGTCAAGTTTGCCAAAGCCGAATCTGATGAATTAATTTTTTATGCAGAACATGGCGATTTTGCTCTTCCTCTTATAAAAGATGCCTTTACTGAACAGGGGATTCAGGTTCTTTCAATGTCAGTTCGAAGGCCATCACTTGATGATGTATTTCTCCATTTAGTTGGTACTACTGAAGATACATCTCCGTTTAATCTGAGCAGGTTTAGAAATGTCACCGGGAGGCGGGGATGA
- a CDS encoding ABC transporter ATP-binding protein translates to MGNMILEVRDLSVRFGKTDILKSISFDLSPGEVLCIIGPNGSGKSTLIKTLAGIISQNSGSVFLDTKNISDYSKHTIAKIIGYVPQDFQYLTSATVLEAVILGRRPHVEWSLSQHDLDVVQAAMDRLAISPMAEKMLTELSGGERQRVFIARTIAQNPDIFLFDEPTSALDIKYQIDVFSMIRELSEQHTKSILVAVHDLNFAYHYADRVMLIDKGHIVALGTAEEVMTEENIISVYGVPMQFVNTESGRYVLPIWNNVNSALIV, encoded by the coding sequence ATGGGGAACATGATACTTGAAGTCAGGGATTTGTCTGTGAGATTTGGAAAGACTGATATATTGAAATCAATCTCCTTTGATCTTTCTCCTGGTGAAGTACTCTGTATCATTGGACCAAACGGGTCTGGGAAAAGTACTCTCATTAAAACTCTTGCAGGAATCATCAGCCAGAATAGTGGTTCTGTTTTTCTTGATACGAAGAATATTTCAGATTATTCTAAGCACACGATTGCAAAAATCATCGGGTACGTTCCGCAGGACTTTCAGTATCTTACTTCTGCAACCGTACTTGAAGCAGTCATTCTTGGAAGAAGACCACATGTTGAATGGTCATTATCTCAGCATGATCTCGATGTGGTCCAGGCAGCAATGGATCGCCTCGCTATCTCTCCTATGGCAGAAAAGATGCTGACAGAACTCTCGGGTGGTGAACGACAGCGGGTATTTATTGCACGGACTATTGCTCAGAACCCGGATATTTTCCTATTTGACGAACCAACCAGTGCTCTTGATATTAAATATCAGATTGATGTTTTTTCAATGATCCGGGAATTATCAGAACAACATACGAAATCCATCCTTGTCGCAGTGCATGACCTGAACTTTGCCTACCATTATGCTGACCGGGTCATGCTGATTGATAAAGGACACATTGTAGCTCTTGGTACTGCTGAAGAAGTCATGACTGAAGAGAATATAATTTCAGTCTATGGTGTGCCAATGCAGTTTGTGAATACAGAATCCGGGAGATATGTTCTCCCGATCTGGAATAATGTAAATTCAGCCCTCATAGTCTGA